In Candidatus Margulisiibacteriota bacterium, a single genomic region encodes these proteins:
- a CDS encoding ribose-phosphate pyrophosphokinase — protein sequence MQNSNLCVFSGSSHPSLGGEIVRYLGIKKGEIKLSRFGGGEIYARILDNIRGHSAVIIQTCTEKVNEDLMELFIVIDAMKRASAKSITAVIPHFGYARQDRKAASREPISARLIANLLETAGADRIVTLDLHSDQIQGFFNIPVDTLTALPLFTSYLKDKNLKEPVVVAPDTGRAKVAKKLADRIGASLAILHKVRTGHHQSEVTHIVGEVKDKTVIITDDMIDTAGTVTSGVEVLRKEGCNRDIYIAATHGIFSGPAVERMNKAGFAEVIVSDTLPVNKEIKNLKVLSTAELLAEAIRRNYENKSISSLFD from the coding sequence AAGGGGAGATCAAGCTTTCCCGTTTTGGCGGAGGCGAGATCTACGCCCGGATCCTTGATAACATCCGCGGCCATTCGGCGGTCATAATCCAGACCTGCACCGAAAAGGTCAACGAAGACCTGATGGAGCTCTTTATTGTCATCGACGCGATGAAGAGGGCTTCCGCCAAATCGATCACTGCGGTGATCCCGCATTTTGGGTACGCCCGGCAGGACCGCAAAGCGGCTTCCCGCGAGCCGATCTCCGCCAGGCTGATCGCCAATTTGCTCGAGACCGCCGGCGCCGACCGGATCGTTACCCTCGACCTTCATTCCGACCAGATCCAGGGCTTTTTCAATATCCCGGTCGACACGCTGACCGCTCTCCCGCTTTTTACCAGCTACCTGAAGGATAAGAACCTGAAAGAGCCGGTAGTTGTCGCCCCGGACACCGGCCGGGCCAAGGTCGCCAAGAAGCTGGCCGACCGGATCGGCGCGAGCCTGGCGATCCTGCATAAAGTGCGCACCGGCCACCATCAGTCCGAAGTCACCCACATTGTCGGCGAGGTTAAAGACAAGACGGTCATTATTACTGACGATATGATCGACACCGCCGGGACCGTGACCAGCGGGGTCGAGGTTTTGCGCAAAGAAGGCTGCAATAGGGATATTTATATTGCCGCGACCCATGGGATCTTTTCCGGCCCCGCGGTCGAGCGGATGAACAAGGCCGGCTTTGCCGAAGTTATTGTCAGCGATACTTTGCCGGTCAATAAAGAGATCAAGAATCTCAAGGTGCTGTCGACCGCCGAACTTCTTGCCGAAGCGATCAGGCGGAATTACGAGAACAAATCGATCAGTTCGCTTTTTGATTAA
- a CDS encoding homoserine dehydrogenase, giving the protein MKQINIGIIGLGVVGSAVAEAIKLNSASIAARSGLQLKIKKGCDLRKVKAACPVTNDAYELINDPEVKVIVETMGGVNPAKKFVLDSLAAGKHVVTSNKELVALHMPELLSAARRRNVSILYEASVGGGIPILAALRKELAGNNLTGVFGIVNGTTNYILSTMAEEGKEFSEALKEAQEKGYAEANPKKDVEGYDAAYKAVILAAEAFGARVKMDSVYREGIEKIAGEDILYAREIGFAIKLLAIAQNSASGVDVRVHPALVPLSHPLAGVRKNFNAIYVQGFPVGELMFYGPGAGGAPTASAIVSDIIELGQASPVFRGEFKERPVKPIADISSRYYLRLQVSDKVGVLATIARVFTEKNVSIAAVIQKENVGNLATLVIMLDESVEKNIQAAISAIKKLSVVSRVNNLIRIL; this is encoded by the coding sequence ATGAAACAAATTAACATCGGGATAATCGGCCTGGGAGTAGTCGGTTCCGCCGTCGCGGAAGCGATCAAGCTTAACTCCGCTTCTATTGCCGCCCGGTCCGGCCTCCAGCTCAAAATTAAAAAGGGTTGCGATCTCCGCAAGGTTAAAGCGGCCTGTCCGGTGACCAACGACGCTTACGAGCTGATCAACGATCCCGAGGTTAAGGTTATTGTCGAGACGATGGGAGGGGTCAACCCGGCGAAAAAGTTTGTCCTCGATTCGTTGGCTGCCGGCAAGCATGTTGTTACCTCCAATAAAGAACTGGTTGCTCTTCATATGCCCGAGCTGCTATCAGCGGCCAGGCGGCGCAATGTTTCGATCCTTTACGAAGCTTCAGTCGGCGGCGGGATCCCTATCCTGGCCGCTTTGCGCAAAGAACTGGCGGGGAACAACCTGACCGGAGTCTTTGGTATCGTCAACGGGACGACCAACTACATTTTGTCGACCATGGCTGAAGAGGGGAAAGAGTTCTCCGAAGCGCTTAAAGAGGCTCAGGAGAAAGGGTACGCGGAAGCCAATCCCAAAAAAGATGTTGAAGGCTATGATGCCGCTTATAAGGCGGTTATTTTAGCGGCCGAGGCTTTTGGAGCAAGGGTTAAAATGGACTCGGTCTACCGGGAAGGGATAGAAAAAATTGCCGGAGAAGATATTTTATACGCGCGGGAGATCGGCTTTGCCATCAAGCTGCTGGCGATCGCCCAAAACAGCGCCAGCGGGGTAGATGTCCGGGTCCATCCGGCGCTGGTTCCGTTATCTCATCCTTTGGCCGGGGTCAGAAAGAATTTTAACGCGATCTATGTCCAGGGTTTTCCGGTCGGGGAGCTGATGTTTTATGGCCCGGGAGCGGGAGGGGCGCCAACCGCTTCAGCGATCGTTTCCGATATTATTGAGTTGGGCCAGGCAAGCCCGGTTTTTCGCGGGGAGTTCAAGGAGCGGCCGGTCAAACCGATCGCTGATATCTCGTCCCGATACTACTTGCGCCTCCAGGTTTCCGATAAAGTCGGGGTTTTGGCCACAATTGCCAGGGTTTTTACCGAAAAAAACGTCAGCATCGCCGCCGTTATCCAAAAGGAGAACGTCGGTAACCTGGCCACTTTGGTCATCATGCTCGACGAGTCGGTCGAAAAAAACATCCAGGCGGCGATCTCTGCCATCAAGAAGCTTTCGGTCGTCAG